Proteins from a genomic interval of Oncorhynchus nerka isolate Pitt River linkage group LG13, Oner_Uvic_2.0, whole genome shotgun sequence:
- the LOC115140568 gene encoding uncharacterized protein LOC115140568, translating to MDIAYTMLKFKFGLLIFFAVICLYWTWSIYIKLNTNKYPAKTHWQILISDQTITPIKDTKHLMVSAYKDHRMDGAIRIISIIRRGDLQPLHCFFCDGHGCFPASVAQVEMHSDHFGFPFVTTDVLCQSPSMYNVTHVTISIHSDIKANQNQHFLSIQNKELREEKIFPYNFTVCISNLFGGYNNVLQFVQTMEMYKLLGVQRVVIYNTSCGQDLEPVLVHYREEGKLEIVEWPIDQFLNPSKGWRFEEHKGDLHYYGQLTTLNECIYRYMYQSKYVLLHDIDEIVMPYQHANLHLLLEDLQYQHPRVGVFVIENHIFPKNHYEDSGKFKLPQWREIPGINILEHIYREPSREAVINPTKLIVNPRHVVQTSVHSVLKTLGETFWVPPDVCRLVHVRVPLQGSLTKDQLLVDKKLWEYEKELVQNVDNTLRKSGLLL from the coding sequence ATGGACATAGCCTACACTATGCTGAAATTTAAGTTTGGTCTTCTAATATTCTTTGCAGTGATATGTTTATATTGGACATGGTCCATATATATCAAATTGAATACAAACAAATACCCTGCAAAAACACATTGGCAAATTCTCATAAGTGATCAAACAATAACTCCGATTAAAGACACTAAGCATTTAATGGTGTCTGCCTACAAAGACCACAGAATGGATGGAGCAATCCGTATCATTAGTATAATCAGAAGAGGTGATCTCCAGCCACTTCATTGTTTTTTCTGTGATGGACATGGCTGCTTTCCTGCTTCAGTGGCACAGGTGGAGATGCACAGTGACCATTTTGGATTCCCCTTTGTGACCACAGATGTGCTGTGCCAGAGTCCATCTATGTATAATGTGACACATGTCACTATATCAATACATTCAGATATCAAAGCCAACCAAAACCAGCACTTCCTGTCCATACAAAACAAAGAACTGAGAGAGGAGAAGATATTTCCATACAACTTTACAGTGTGCATCTCCAACCTTTTCGGAGGCTACAACAATGTCCTGCAGTTTGTTCAAACTATGGAGATGTACAAACTCCTTGGGGTGCAGAGAGTGGTTATCTATAACACCAGCTGTGGTCAGGACTTGGAACCAGTGTTAGTTCACTACAGGGAAGAGGGTAAACTGGAAATAGTAGAATGGCCGATTGATCAGTTCCTCAACCCATCCAAAGGCTGGAGGTTTGAAGAGCACAAAGGAGATCTCCACTACTATGGGCAGCTGACCACTCTGAATGAATGCATCTATAGATACATGTACCAGTCAAAGTATGTACTTCTTCATGACATTGATGAGATTGTGATGCCTTACCAACATGCCAATTTGCATCTACTGCTGGAGGACCTTCAATACCAGCACCCCAGAGTAGGAGTCTTTGTCATCGAGAACCACATATTCCCCAAAAACCATTACGAAGACAGTGGCAAGTTTAAACTGCCACAATGGAGGGAAATTCCAGGGATCAATATCCTGGAGCATATTTACAGAGAACCCTCGAGAGAAGCTGTTATCAACCCTACCAAACTGATTGTCAACCCTAGACATGTAGTACAGACATCTGTTCACTCTGTGCTGAAGACTTTAGGGGAGACCTTCTGGGTACCACCTGATGTGTGTCGGCTAGTACACGTCAGAGTTCCCCTGCAAGGGAGCCTCACTAAAGATCAGCTGCTTGTGGACAAAAAGCTGTGGGAATATGAAAAGGAGCTAGTTCAAAATGTTGACAACACTTTAAGGAAATCTGGACTGTTGCTTTGA